A genomic stretch from Corynebacterium kutscheri includes:
- a CDS encoding C40 family peptidase: MLEIRCRGKFNVKLSFRKQVIGVSLIAAISIATGGYSLVNAQDVENLIVSMDEISHLVGAKNEEVKQLEIDLEEAQKELDALRGQVDIVTSQADAAKAQEEAYRGEVNRIAGALYRGHHIDPLSNALGADSPQNAIDRAAYLTILSKSTEEAATVLSAATKEAADARSEVTRAVAALTFQQKAMATQRIHLDKEQEALKARTEEIMQQVRGLSPADRQRWIDKNGPIEYSIAGLSSTNEAGLIALQAAMTKLGSPYGWGSIGPDAFDCSGLVYWAYQQQGKTVPRTSQAQMAGGQAVSREELQPGDIVGYYPGATHVGIYAGNGMLVHASDYGIPVQVVSVDSMPFYGARRY; the protein is encoded by the coding sequence ATGCTGGAAATAAGATGTAGGGGCAAGTTCAACGTGAAGCTTTCTTTCCGCAAGCAGGTTATTGGCGTAAGTCTTATCGCTGCGATAAGTATTGCTACCGGGGGATACTCACTAGTTAATGCCCAGGATGTGGAAAATCTTATTGTTAGTATGGATGAGATTTCGCATCTAGTTGGTGCAAAAAATGAAGAGGTCAAGCAATTAGAAATTGATCTCGAAGAAGCGCAAAAAGAACTCGATGCATTGCGTGGTCAAGTTGATATTGTGACAAGCCAAGCGGATGCTGCTAAAGCACAAGAAGAAGCATATCGCGGTGAAGTTAATCGTATCGCCGGTGCGCTATACCGTGGGCATCACATTGATCCACTAAGCAATGCATTGGGTGCAGATAGCCCACAAAATGCCATTGATCGGGCTGCATATTTGACTATTTTGAGTAAATCAACCGAGGAAGCTGCGACGGTATTATCTGCTGCAACCAAAGAGGCAGCAGATGCTCGTAGTGAGGTAACCCGTGCCGTGGCTGCACTGACTTTTCAACAAAAAGCAATGGCAACTCAGCGGATTCACTTAGATAAGGAACAGGAAGCCCTTAAAGCACGTACTGAAGAAATTATGCAGCAGGTACGTGGGTTGAGTCCGGCTGATAGACAGCGTTGGATTGATAAAAATGGCCCTATTGAGTATTCCATTGCTGGGCTAAGCAGCACTAATGAAGCCGGTTTAATCGCCTTGCAGGCCGCTATGACAAAATTGGGCTCGCCTTATGGTTGGGGCAGCATTGGACCAGATGCTTTTGACTGTTCTGGTTTAGTGTATTGGGCGTATCAGCAACAAGGTAAAACAGTGCCACGTACTTCGCAAGCACAGATGGCTGGTGGGCAGGCAGTGTCTCGGGAAGAGCTACAACCTGGCGATATTGTTGGTTATTATCCAGGGGCTACACACGTGGGTATTTATGCCGGAAATGGCATGCTTGTTCATGCCTCTGATTACGGAATCCCGGTGCAGGTAGTTTCGGTGGATTCGATGCCTTTTTATGGCGCACGCCGTTATTAG
- a CDS encoding lysophospholipid acyltransferase family protein has protein sequence MNNRWYSFFKYVLLGPVLRLYNRPTIEGSERIPATGPAILASNHQAVMDSFYLPLLCPRQITFPAKSEYFTSTGFVGRMQKWFFSAVGQIPLDRTATNAGEALMNAAKEVLERGDLFGIYPEGTRSPDGRVYKGKTGMARVALETDELLIPVAMIGTRNANPIGSWWLRPAKVAVRIGEPISPRSFVKELGMQHTDPVVIRALTDHVMRELARLTGEEYVDIYASEVKKQLTENKGHPDTTTSK, from the coding sequence ATGAATAATAGGTGGTATTCGTTTTTTAAATATGTCCTTCTAGGTCCGGTACTACGTCTTTATAATCGTCCGACTATTGAAGGCAGTGAACGTATCCCAGCTACTGGTCCTGCTATTTTGGCATCGAACCACCAAGCGGTTATGGATTCTTTTTATCTACCGCTTTTGTGCCCCCGCCAAATAACCTTTCCCGCCAAAAGTGAGTATTTTACTTCCACTGGTTTTGTTGGACGGATGCAAAAATGGTTTTTTAGTGCAGTCGGCCAGATCCCACTTGATCGCACTGCCACTAATGCCGGTGAAGCTTTAATGAATGCCGCCAAAGAAGTTTTAGAACGCGGCGATCTTTTTGGGATCTATCCAGAGGGAACTCGTTCTCCAGATGGGCGAGTATATAAAGGTAAAACTGGAATGGCGCGAGTGGCTTTAGAAACCGATGAGCTGCTTATCCCAGTAGCTATGATTGGGACTCGAAATGCCAATCCAATTGGTTCTTGGTGGCTTCGCCCGGCAAAAGTTGCAGTGCGTATCGGTGAACCTATTTCTCCGCGTTCTTTCGTTAAAGAACTAGGTATGCAGCACACTGATCCAGTGGTGATTCGCGCGCTTACCGATCACGTTATGCGTGAATTAGCGCGTCTTACCGGCGAAGAATATGTTGATATTTATGCTTCCGAAGTAAAGAAGCAACTTACAGAAAACAAAGGTCACCCTGATACAACAACTTCAAAGTAG
- a CDS encoding polyadenylate-specific 3'-exoribonuclease AS, whose protein sequence is MRFFYDTEFIEDGTTIDLVSIGIVAEDGREYYGVSTDADHSRANKWVRENVLNKLPNPASDAWRDKERIRAEVYDFLTRDKTTPELWAWVGAYDHVVLAQLWGDMTKLPKELPRYTKELRQYWEMAGKPQLPKLPVGNHDALVDARHNLEKFRVCANVLPLDQRNKIIVNKTIAKK, encoded by the coding sequence GTGCGGTTTTTCTATGACACTGAATTTATTGAAGATGGCACGACTATTGATCTAGTGTCTATCGGCATTGTGGCAGAAGATGGGCGCGAATATTATGGCGTTTCGACGGATGCGGATCATAGTCGTGCTAATAAATGGGTGCGTGAGAACGTTTTAAATAAGCTACCTAATCCAGCTAGTGATGCGTGGCGCGATAAAGAAAGAATCCGCGCCGAGGTATATGATTTTTTGACTCGTGATAAAACTACGCCGGAGTTATGGGCTTGGGTAGGTGCATATGATCATGTTGTATTAGCTCAGTTATGGGGTGATATGACAAAGCTTCCTAAAGAGCTACCACGATATACAAAAGAGTTACGCCAGTATTGGGAAATGGCTGGTAAACCACAGTTGCCAAAACTTCCAGTTGGCAATCACGATGCTCTTGTTGATGCGCGGCACAACTTAGAAAAGTTTCGGGTATGCGCTAATGTGTTGCCGCTGGATCAGCGCAATAAGATTATTGTGAATAAAACCATTGCTAAAAAATAG
- a CDS encoding acyltransferase family protein, which produces MNQRMAWPDIARGISIVGVVILHVGLVVPFGWETNIALANEYLIPLRMPIFFMVSGFFSAKILQYRFAELVTRRLWFLLVPYLFWTPFELWFKSLERWYGNGSPMPGRDFYYNNVLLGGSMYWFLHALILFNLILWASQFLAEWLRYVLVLAIIVCAPVIVPVVSEYTGLTFLGKYSIYVPVFLLGAYFKPMIIWFADRALSPGALVFTLLSFLTARDITSWVWPQIHDIRFDILQRCLSALLHLPLAITLAVYVSRLPIVSQFLQKIGQNTLGIYIGHQLVVTATFGFFILHRDQEISWDATSMLYRPTFWVISCIILGLGGGYLFGKLATVPVIGWTLHPPAINRLTSSETSQQLTEASYRLKQT; this is translated from the coding sequence ATGAATCAGCGTATGGCATGGCCCGATATTGCCCGTGGCATTTCTATTGTTGGCGTTGTTATTCTTCATGTTGGGCTTGTTGTCCCCTTTGGCTGGGAAACAAATATTGCATTAGCTAATGAATACCTCATTCCGTTGCGTATGCCGATCTTCTTTATGGTCTCGGGATTTTTCTCAGCCAAAATATTGCAGTATCGCTTCGCAGAGTTAGTAACTCGTCGACTGTGGTTCTTATTGGTTCCATATCTTTTTTGGACACCATTTGAATTGTGGTTTAAAAGCCTAGAGCGTTGGTATGGTAATGGTTCCCCAATGCCGGGGCGCGATTTTTACTATAACAATGTGCTTTTAGGCGGAAGCATGTATTGGTTTTTGCATGCGCTTATCCTTTTTAATCTCATATTATGGGCGAGCCAGTTCTTAGCGGAATGGTTACGGTATGTGCTGGTATTAGCAATTATTGTATGTGCGCCAGTTATCGTGCCGGTGGTAAGCGAATATACCGGGTTGACCTTTTTAGGTAAGTACTCGATTTATGTGCCGGTTTTCTTATTAGGGGCATATTTTAAACCGATGATTATCTGGTTTGCCGATCGAGCATTATCGCCAGGTGCTTTAGTTTTTACTTTACTAAGCTTTTTAACTGCTAGAGATATTACTTCGTGGGTATGGCCACAGATTCACGATATTCGTTTTGATATTTTGCAGCGGTGTTTATCAGCATTACTGCATCTGCCACTAGCGATTACCTTGGCAGTTTATGTTTCTCGGCTACCAATAGTAAGTCAGTTTTTACAAAAAATCGGCCAAAACACCTTAGGTATTTATATCGGACATCAATTAGTAGTTACCGCTACTTTTGGTTTTTTTATTTTGCATCGCGATCAAGAAATTTCTTGGGATGCTACTTCCATGCTGTATCGACCAACGTTTTGGGTGATAAGCTGCATTATTCTTGGCCTTGGTGGGGGATATTTGTTCGGTAAATTAGCTACCGTACCGGTAATTGGGTGGACATTGCATCCACCGGCGATTAATAGATTGACTTCTTCGGAAACTAGCCAGCAGCTAACCGAGGCATCGTACCGACTTAAGCAGACATAA
- a CDS encoding ABC transporter ATP-binding protein, whose translation MSPRFVLNDVSFGYSQRMIFNQLNLEIPGGEFTVIVGPNACGKSTLLKSLARILKPEAGNILLNGSDVLSLGTKEFARQVGFLSQSAVVPEKMLVRDLVARGRFPHQSVFRQWSRADYEAVEKAMFLTKVSDLQNQYVAELSGGQRQRVWIAMVLAQDTETILLDEPTTFLDLRHQIEILELCRILHQQQKRTIVAVLHDLNQAARYATHLIAMNQGAVVAQGNAREVVTEDAVEEIFGLPAKVVPDPVVGTPLVVPLEFTTELDSKLS comes from the coding sequence ATGAGCCCGCGTTTTGTACTTAACGACGTTAGCTTTGGGTACTCACAACGAATGATTTTTAACCAGCTTAATTTAGAAATTCCTGGTGGAGAGTTCACCGTTATTGTTGGACCAAATGCTTGTGGTAAATCAACTTTATTAAAGTCACTGGCACGAATTTTAAAACCTGAGGCGGGAAATATTTTACTTAATGGCAGTGATGTTTTGTCATTGGGTACTAAAGAATTTGCACGTCAAGTTGGTTTTCTTTCTCAGAGTGCTGTTGTTCCAGAGAAAATGTTGGTTCGTGATTTAGTCGCACGAGGAAGATTTCCACATCAAAGTGTTTTTCGGCAGTGGAGTAGAGCTGATTATGAAGCTGTTGAAAAAGCTATGTTTTTGACTAAGGTGTCCGATCTACAAAACCAATATGTTGCTGAGCTTTCCGGTGGACAACGCCAACGGGTATGGATTGCAATGGTGTTGGCACAGGATACCGAGACAATTCTGCTTGATGAGCCAACAACTTTCTTAGATCTTAGACACCAGATTGAGATTTTAGAGTTATGTCGCATACTGCATCAGCAGCAGAAACGAACCATTGTTGCGGTGCTGCATGATCTTAATCAAGCAGCACGTTATGCGACACATTTAATTGCTATGAACCAAGGTGCAGTAGTAGCGCAAGGAAATGCTAGAGAGGTAGTTACCGAAGATGCTGTTGAAGAAATTTTTGGGTTACCGGCAAAGGTTGTACCTGATCCTGTTGTAGGTACCCCATTAGTTGTTCCCTTGGAATTCACGACTGAATTGGATTCCAAGTTATCTTAA
- a CDS encoding class II 3-deoxy-7-phosphoheptulonate synthase, translating into MSWTVDIPKEALPDLPPLPGEMQKVFEDVVSRDAKQQPNWDKDQAANVRKILESVPPIVVAPEIRKLKKQLADVANGKAFLLQGGDCAETFESNTEPHIRANIKTLLQMAVVLTYGASTPVVKMARIAGQYAKPRSSDLDESGLPNYRGDIVNGVEATEQARRHDPARMIRAYANSSAAMNLVRALTTSGTADLTRLTEWNREFVAQSPAGARYEALSQEIERGLQFMNACGVKDDTLQAADIFASHEALVVDYERAMLRLAKNDAGELELYDLSAHQVWVGERTRDINDFHVNFAALIANPVGIKLGPTCTPEEAVAYADKLDPHYEPGRLTIVVRMGHDKVRSVLPGIVQAVEASGHKVIWQSDPMHGNTFTASNGYKTRHFDKVIDEVQGFFEVHRALGTHPGGVHIELTGENVTECLGGAEDITDVDLPGRYESACDPRLNTQQSLELAFLVAEMLRN; encoded by the coding sequence GTGAGTTGGACAGTAGATATCCCTAAAGAAGCCTTGCCAGATTTACCGCCACTTCCTGGCGAAATGCAGAAGGTATTCGAAGACGTCGTTTCCCGCGATGCTAAACAACAACCAAATTGGGATAAAGATCAGGCAGCCAACGTGCGTAAGATTCTTGAATCGGTACCCCCTATTGTAGTTGCTCCGGAAATTCGTAAGTTGAAGAAACAGCTTGCTGACGTTGCTAATGGTAAAGCTTTTCTTTTGCAAGGTGGTGACTGTGCGGAAACATTTGAGTCCAACACTGAGCCACACATTCGTGCCAATATTAAAACACTTTTGCAAATGGCCGTTGTGCTTACCTATGGTGCCTCGACACCAGTGGTAAAAATGGCTCGTATTGCTGGTCAGTATGCTAAGCCACGTTCCTCTGATCTTGATGAGAGCGGATTGCCTAATTATCGAGGCGACATTGTCAATGGTGTGGAGGCAACCGAGCAGGCTCGACGCCATGATCCAGCACGAATGATTCGTGCTTATGCTAATTCTTCAGCTGCGATGAACCTGGTGCGTGCTTTGACTACCTCGGGTACTGCTGATCTGACTCGACTGACCGAATGGAACCGTGAGTTTGTTGCACAGTCACCTGCTGGGGCTCGTTATGAGGCATTATCGCAAGAAATCGAGCGTGGGCTACAATTTATGAATGCCTGTGGGGTTAAAGATGATACTCTGCAAGCGGCAGATATTTTTGCCTCTCATGAGGCTTTGGTGGTTGATTATGAACGTGCCATGTTGCGTTTAGCTAAAAATGATGCCGGCGAGTTAGAACTTTATGATCTTTCTGCACACCAGGTGTGGGTGGGCGAGCGCACACGAGACATTAATGACTTCCACGTTAATTTCGCGGCCTTGATCGCTAACCCAGTAGGAATTAAGCTTGGTCCAACCTGCACTCCAGAAGAAGCGGTAGCCTATGCCGATAAACTCGATCCTCATTATGAGCCAGGTCGACTGACCATCGTCGTTCGTATGGGACATGATAAGGTGCGTAGCGTATTGCCAGGAATTGTTCAGGCTGTTGAGGCATCTGGACACAAAGTAATTTGGCAGTCAGACCCAATGCATGGCAATACTTTTACCGCATCTAATGGTTATAAGACCCGTCATTTCGATAAAGTTATCGACGAAGTACAAGGATTTTTTGAAGTACATCGTGCATTGGGAACCCATCCAGGTGGGGTTCATATTGAGCTTACTGGTGAAAACGTCACAGAATGCTTAGGTGGTGCAGAAGATATTACCGACGTTGATCTGCCAGGTCGTTATGAATCTGCTTGTGATCCACGCTTGAATACTCAGCAGTCGTTAGAACTAGCCTTCCTTGTTGCAGAGATGCTACGTAATTAG
- a CDS encoding glycosyltransferase family 4 protein, which produces MARVLLVSNDFPPTIGGIQSYLRDFVAALDPHDVVVFASTQDRVAAELFDAHVPYRVYRQHRKVMLPTWSTIRTMQEIIRREKIDTVWFGASAPLALMARWAKAAGAKKIIATTHGHEVGWSMIPGARQVLGVIGRNCDVVTYIADYTLRRFKKAFGQVSFEHLPSGVDIDRFHVPDAVTKQQLREQFCWQESLVVLCSSRLTSRKGQDMLIKAWPAVAKQHPHARLVIIGAGSYEAKLRALAAGQNSIEFAGRVSEDTLVKSLQAADIFAMPVRTRGGGLDVEGLGIVYLEAQACGLPIIAGNSGGAPETVNAESGIVVDGRSLSELITALHRLLSDTELRANMGKAGRENVEKHWQWAIMQQRLRRLIEP; this is translated from the coding sequence ATGGCACGGGTGTTATTAGTAAGCAACGATTTTCCGCCTACTATCGGTGGCATTCAATCATATTTACGTGATTTTGTTGCCGCGTTAGATCCGCATGATGTCGTTGTTTTTGCTTCGACACAAGATAGGGTTGCAGCCGAGCTTTTCGATGCTCACGTTCCATATCGTGTTTATCGGCAACATCGAAAAGTTATGCTGCCTACCTGGTCGACAATTCGCACCATGCAGGAAATCATTCGTAGAGAAAAGATCGATACAGTATGGTTTGGAGCTAGTGCACCATTAGCGCTTATGGCAAGGTGGGCAAAAGCTGCCGGTGCGAAGAAAATAATTGCGACTACTCACGGCCATGAAGTGGGCTGGTCGATGATTCCAGGGGCTCGTCAAGTTTTGGGTGTTATTGGTCGCAATTGTGATGTTGTGACCTACATTGCCGACTACACTTTGCGTCGATTTAAAAAGGCTTTTGGCCAAGTTTCTTTTGAGCATCTTCCCTCAGGCGTTGATATTGATCGATTCCACGTTCCCGATGCGGTAACTAAGCAGCAATTGCGTGAACAGTTTTGTTGGCAAGAGTCCCTGGTGGTGCTTTGTAGTTCTAGGCTAACTTCGCGCAAGGGGCAGGACATGTTGATTAAAGCCTGGCCAGCAGTAGCAAAACAGCATCCTCATGCGCGATTAGTTATTATCGGTGCTGGTTCATATGAGGCGAAACTACGTGCACTTGCTGCTGGACAAAACAGTATTGAATTTGCTGGCCGGGTTAGTGAAGATACATTAGTAAAATCCTTGCAAGCTGCAGATATCTTTGCAATGCCAGTACGCACTCGCGGTGGAGGGCTAGATGTTGAGGGCTTAGGGATTGTTTATCTTGAAGCTCAGGCCTGCGGTTTACCTATTATTGCTGGCAACTCTGGTGGGGCTCCAGAAACAGTAAATGCAGAAAGCGGCATTGTTGTTGACGGCAGGAGTCTTTCTGAGCTCATTACTGCATTGCATCGGTTGTTATCAGATACAGAATTACGGGCAAATATGGGTAAAGCCGGTCGGGAAAACGTCGAAAAGCACTGGCAATGGGCAATTATGCAGCAGCGACTACGCAGATTGATTGAGCCTTAG
- a CDS encoding FecCD family ABC transporter permease: protein MTSFDAVDTTDIGNTVHAVQDRALSLEKERAPTYMLWLKRGSLSIILDRRTTKITITMALITIAVGIWVIGIGAASVSYQEVVDVLLGGGSTSHRLIVIQWRIPRIVAAIVVGIALGIAGSIFQTITYNPLASPDLIGFTMGAQTGILLAVIMFGNSLAGITIFSLTGGLITGAVIYALAARGGFSGLQLILGGIAISAMLSSFNRWLIVHADADTAFGAMKAITGTSARANWEIVLPCAIGIGLIVGATLFLQPSLEVLSLGSELSTTLGVHRNLVQGLLVLLAVGLVAFATIIAGPISFIGLLAPHIARKICRRSDASLWVSGLCGALLLLFADLLSQTLVDNLPVGIVTAIIGGLYFMGLLITEVRRKL, encoded by the coding sequence ATGACCTCGTTTGATGCTGTAGATACTACTGATATTGGTAATACTGTGCATGCTGTGCAAGATAGAGCACTTTCATTAGAAAAAGAGCGTGCACCAACGTATATGCTTTGGTTAAAAAGAGGTTCATTAAGCATAATTTTAGATCGTAGAACGACCAAAATCACGATAACGATGGCATTGATAACTATTGCTGTTGGTATTTGGGTCATTGGTATCGGCGCGGCATCTGTTTCTTACCAGGAAGTTGTGGATGTTTTATTAGGTGGTGGCAGTACAAGTCACCGATTAATCGTAATACAGTGGCGTATTCCTCGAATCGTAGCGGCTATAGTCGTAGGAATTGCTCTTGGAATTGCAGGTAGTATTTTTCAAACCATTACGTATAATCCCTTGGCCAGTCCAGACCTTATTGGGTTTACTATGGGCGCGCAGACCGGCATTTTATTAGCAGTGATCATGTTTGGTAACTCTTTGGCCGGGATAACAATTTTTTCATTAACCGGTGGGTTGATTACCGGAGCAGTTATTTATGCATTAGCCGCTCGTGGTGGTTTTTCTGGACTGCAACTTATTCTTGGCGGTATTGCGATTAGCGCTATGCTGAGTTCTTTTAACCGGTGGCTTATTGTGCATGCTGATGCAGATACTGCTTTTGGTGCAATGAAGGCGATAACGGGCACTTCAGCTAGGGCAAATTGGGAGATAGTGCTGCCATGTGCAATTGGTATTGGATTGATTGTTGGTGCAACGTTATTTCTCCAACCATCGCTTGAAGTACTTTCTTTGGGATCCGAGTTAAGCACAACCTTGGGTGTGCATCGTAATCTTGTGCAAGGTTTATTAGTGCTATTGGCAGTAGGCTTGGTTGCCTTTGCGACGATTATTGCTGGCCCAATTTCTTTTATTGGTCTGCTCGCTCCACATATTGCTAGGAAAATATGCCGGAGGTCTGATGCCTCATTATGGGTTTCTGGATTATGCGGTGCATTATTGCTGCTTTTTGCAGACTTATTAAGCCAAACACTCGTAGATAACCTGCCGGTAGGTATTGTGACTGCAATAATTGGCGGTTTGTATTTTATGGGGCTGCTCATTACGGAAGTAAGGAGAAAATTATGA
- a CDS encoding C40 family peptidase, which yields MAKHRRRSQSTVRNTAAASAVALSTTAVLANPAQAVEVAIPGTDLSVDIAGIDSVQALANASGIEQWIPALNGQGSSADYSAVVNAPSSATAQVQTQAVGEQIVAAARTKIGAPYVWGAAGPSAFDCSGLTSWAYSQVGKSIPRTSYAQAAGGMQVSRDQLQPGDIIAFYSGASHVGIYTGNGTVIHALTQGTPLSETSIDYMPFHSAVRF from the coding sequence GTGGCTAAGCACCGTCGTCGCTCTCAAAGCACCGTACGTAATACAGCGGCAGCATCCGCTGTTGCACTCAGCACTACTGCAGTACTGGCAAATCCTGCACAGGCAGTTGAAGTTGCTATCCCTGGCACCGATCTGTCGGTTGATATTGCTGGTATAGACAGTGTGCAGGCTTTGGCTAATGCTTCAGGTATTGAGCAGTGGATTCCAGCGCTTAATGGACAGGGTTCATCTGCCGATTACTCTGCTGTGGTCAATGCACCATCTTCTGCAACTGCACAGGTTCAAACTCAGGCGGTTGGTGAGCAAATCGTTGCAGCTGCTCGCACTAAGATTGGTGCTCCATATGTTTGGGGTGCTGCTGGCCCTAGCGCTTTTGATTGCTCTGGTTTAACCTCTTGGGCTTATTCTCAGGTTGGTAAGAGCATTCCACGTACTTCTTATGCGCAAGCTGCTGGTGGCATGCAAGTTTCTCGTGATCAGCTCCAGCCGGGCGATATTATTGCCTTTTACTCGGGTGCCTCACATGTAGGTATTTATACTGGCAATGGAACTGTTATCCATGCTCTCACTCAGGGAACTCCGCTATCGGAAACCTCCATTGATTACATGCCATTCCATTCGGCTGTACGTTTTTAA
- a CDS encoding ROK family glucokinase has translation MSENGSMTTIGFDIGGTNMRAAAIDPRGNIVESHSIASPQTEEGMQQGIVSLVDELSKKHDIAAVGLAVAGFLDPECETVRFAPHLPWRDRPVRRELEELLGMPVVLEHDANSAAWGEYRFGGARGNDNWVLFALGTGIGATLLNDGAIYRGAFGTAPEFGHLTVVPNGRACACGKSGCLERYCSGTALVDTAREMLAELPGKTYSPLAALAARGELKGKHITQFARENDELSLAVLAEFSRWLGIALSMVADVLDPGLILIGGGVSRDADLYLPTAVEHMASSIVGAGYRPLATVSCAELGSDAGMIGVADLARQRVSRVVQ, from the coding sequence ATGTCCGAGAATGGGTCAATGACGACCATAGGCTTCGATATTGGCGGCACAAATATGCGGGCAGCAGCTATTGATCCTAGGGGCAACATTGTAGAGTCCCACAGTATTGCTTCTCCTCAAACCGAAGAGGGAATGCAGCAGGGGATTGTCTCGCTTGTCGACGAATTAAGCAAAAAGCATGATATTGCTGCAGTTGGTCTAGCTGTGGCCGGTTTTCTTGATCCAGAATGCGAAACAGTACGTTTTGCCCCGCATTTGCCTTGGCGCGATCGTCCGGTGCGTCGAGAACTAGAAGAACTTCTGGGTATGCCAGTTGTTTTAGAACATGATGCGAATTCAGCTGCCTGGGGTGAATATCGTTTTGGCGGGGCACGCGGTAATGATAATTGGGTGCTCTTCGCCCTTGGCACTGGAATTGGTGCGACTTTGCTTAACGATGGTGCTATTTACCGGGGTGCTTTTGGTACTGCACCAGAATTTGGTCACCTTACAGTTGTTCCCAATGGACGAGCCTGTGCCTGTGGTAAAAGTGGTTGTCTAGAACGGTATTGTTCTGGTACAGCCTTAGTAGATACTGCGCGAGAAATGCTTGCTGAGCTTCCTGGAAAAACCTACTCACCGTTGGCAGCGCTTGCTGCACGTGGAGAGCTCAAAGGTAAGCACATTACGCAATTTGCTCGTGAGAATGATGAACTTTCTTTGGCTGTACTTGCAGAGTTTTCGCGTTGGTTAGGAATCGCTTTGTCGATGGTGGCAGATGTGCTTGATCCAGGGCTTATTCTGATTGGCGGTGGGGTTTCTCGTGATGCTGACTTGTATTTACCAACTGCGGTAGAGCACATGGCCAGTTCGATTGTTGGCGCTGGATACCGTCCTTTGGCAACTGTTTCCTGCGCAGAATTAGGATCTGATGCCGGTATGATTGGAGTAGCAGATTTAGCTCGGCAGCGTGTAAGTAGGGTAGTGCAATGA
- a CDS encoding ABC transporter substrate-binding protein → MDSVDQLRKIAPVLVIDYSGASWQDVTMKIGEATGYEENAKKVIADFDQRLAEVKDKITVSEGTTSAFIIFGDGSGAAALTMQAPQVQILRDLGFSMAEIPDSVKGDTSMGANRQDIVSLSLENVQKGLVGDTWIAIAADEKARRALVEEKSFSTAPAVMTGQIYTTPGETFRLDSYSANILLDSLAESFTQ, encoded by the coding sequence ATGGATAGCGTTGATCAGCTACGTAAGATTGCCCCGGTACTAGTTATTGATTATTCGGGTGCTTCTTGGCAAGACGTAACCATGAAGATTGGTGAGGCAACTGGTTATGAAGAAAACGCTAAGAAGGTTATTGCTGATTTTGATCAGCGTTTAGCAGAAGTAAAAGATAAGATTACGGTGTCAGAAGGTACTACCTCTGCATTTATTATTTTTGGGGATGGCAGTGGAGCAGCAGCATTAACTATGCAGGCTCCGCAGGTACAGATTCTTCGTGATCTTGGATTTAGCATGGCAGAGATTCCAGATTCCGTGAAAGGCGATACCTCTATGGGCGCTAATCGACAAGATATCGTTAGTCTTTCTTTAGAAAATGTACAAAAAGGTTTGGTAGGCGATACGTGGATCGCAATTGCTGCAGATGAAAAAGCGCGACGTGCTTTAGTAGAAGAAAAATCCTTTAGCACTGCCCCTGCTGTGATGACTGGTCAAATTTATACAACTCCCGGTGAAACTTTCCGATTGGATAGTTACTCGGCCAATATTTTGTTGGATTCATTAGCTGAATCTTTTACCCAGTAG